The following proteins come from a genomic window of Corynebacterium crudilactis:
- the aroC gene encoding chorismate synthase → MLRWTTAGESHGQALIATVEHMPAGVPVTKDEVTYQLARRRLGYGRGARMKFEQDELSFLTGIRHSLTLGSPIAIMIGNTEWDKWTTIMSSDALDMEDPDNVAAMSSGRGAKLTRPRPGHADFSGMLKYGFDDARNVLERSSARETAARVAAATVARSFLRETLGVEVLSHVISIGASEPYAGAEPTFADIQAIDDSPVRAFGKDAEESMIKEIESAKKSGDTLGGIVEVIVEGLPIGLGSHISGEDRLDAQIAAALMGIQAIKGVEIGDGFEEARRRGSEAHDEMFLDDNGVYRNTNRAGGLEGGMTNGETLRVRAGMKPISTVPRALKTVDLSNGKAATGIHQRSDVCAVPAAGVVAEAMVALVLARAVLQKFGGDSLAETKSNIANYLKGIEQRMKFEALEDGA, encoded by the coding sequence ATGCTTCGATGGACTACAGCAGGTGAATCCCACGGCCAGGCGTTAATTGCCACAGTTGAGCACATGCCAGCAGGCGTGCCCGTGACTAAAGATGAGGTCACGTATCAACTGGCGCGTCGCCGTCTCGGTTATGGACGCGGTGCCCGAATGAAGTTTGAGCAAGATGAACTGTCTTTCCTCACCGGCATCCGCCACAGCCTTACTTTGGGCAGCCCCATTGCCATCATGATTGGCAACACTGAGTGGGATAAGTGGACCACCATCATGTCCTCTGATGCTTTGGACATGGAGGATCCGGATAACGTTGCAGCGATGTCTTCTGGACGTGGTGCAAAACTTACCCGCCCACGACCTGGACATGCTGATTTCTCCGGCATGCTTAAGTACGGCTTTGATGATGCCCGCAATGTGCTGGAGCGTTCCTCTGCCCGTGAAACTGCAGCTCGGGTAGCGGCAGCAACTGTTGCGCGCTCTTTCCTCCGTGAAACTCTTGGCGTGGAAGTGCTCTCCCATGTCATCTCAATCGGTGCATCTGAGCCATACGCCGGTGCGGAACCTACCTTTGCCGATATCCAGGCAATTGATGATTCTCCAGTGCGTGCGTTTGGCAAGGATGCTGAAGAATCCATGATCAAGGAAATCGAATCGGCGAAGAAGTCCGGCGATACCCTTGGCGGCATCGTGGAAGTTATCGTCGAAGGCCTGCCAATCGGCCTTGGTTCCCATATTTCTGGCGAAGATCGCCTTGATGCACAAATCGCAGCAGCGCTCATGGGCATTCAAGCAATCAAGGGCGTTGAAATCGGTGACGGTTTTGAAGAGGCACGTCGACGTGGCTCTGAAGCGCACGATGAAATGTTCTTGGATGACAACGGCGTCTACCGCAATACCAACCGTGCAGGTGGCCTTGAAGGCGGCATGACCAACGGCGAAACCTTGCGAGTACGCGCTGGCATGAAGCCTATTTCCACAGTGCCCCGTGCACTGAAGACTGTGGATCTGTCCAACGGTAAAGCTGCAACTGGTATCCATCAGCGTTCTGATGTGTGTGCAGTTCCTGCTGCCGGTGTGGTTGCAGAAGCAATGGTTGCTCTCGTACTTGCTCGCGCAGTGCTGCAGAAGTTTGGTGGCGATTCACTCGCGGAGACAAAATCCAATATTGCCAATTACCTTAAAGGTATTGAGCAGCGGATGAAGTTTGAGGCTTTAGAGGATGGAGCGTAA
- a CDS encoding aminopeptidase P family protein, which yields MALADTRFATRRRALAAKLAAQRIDSILVTSPIHVRYLSGFTGSNGALIVNKDLSALICTDGRYTTQIAEEVPDIEALIERASATALLTQVEEPRRIAIESAQTTLEQFESLRAVTKEDVELIPVTGVVESIRLIKDSFELDRLRDVAALASQAFEDLLAAGELAEGRSERQVAADLEYRMRMLGAERPSFDTIVASGPNSAKPHHGAGDRIIEHGDLVTIDFGAHARGFNSDMTRTLVMGEAGEFETEIYEIVLASQLAGVDAAYAGANLVDIDAACRKVIEDAGYGDYFVHSTGHGIGLEVHEAPYAAKTSQGVIEAGATLTIEPGIYVPGKGGVRIEDTLIITSGAPEIITKVSKDLNVV from the coding sequence ATGGCTTTGGCTGATACCCGTTTTGCCACTCGTCGTCGTGCCCTTGCTGCAAAGCTTGCAGCTCAACGAATCGATTCAATTTTGGTGACAAGCCCCATTCATGTTCGCTACCTCAGCGGATTTACTGGTTCCAATGGTGCACTGATTGTGAACAAAGATTTGTCTGCACTCATCTGCACCGATGGTCGCTACACCACCCAGATCGCTGAAGAAGTGCCAGATATTGAGGCACTGATCGAACGTGCCTCGGCAACGGCGCTGTTGACCCAGGTTGAGGAGCCGCGTCGTATAGCGATCGAATCTGCCCAAACCACCCTGGAGCAGTTCGAGAGCCTCCGTGCAGTAACTAAGGAAGACGTAGAACTTATTCCCGTCACCGGTGTGGTGGAATCAATCCGCTTGATCAAAGATAGCTTCGAGCTCGACCGCCTCCGCGATGTCGCAGCACTGGCCTCACAAGCATTCGAAGATTTACTCGCCGCAGGAGAACTCGCAGAAGGCCGATCAGAGCGTCAAGTTGCTGCAGACCTGGAATACCGCATGCGCATGCTCGGTGCAGAGCGCCCAAGCTTTGACACCATCGTGGCCTCTGGTCCGAATTCCGCGAAACCACATCATGGTGCCGGCGACCGGATCATCGAACATGGTGATCTAGTCACCATCGATTTCGGAGCTCATGCCCGCGGTTTCAACTCTGATATGACCCGCACACTCGTGATGGGAGAAGCGGGGGAGTTTGAAACAGAAATCTACGAGATCGTCTTGGCATCCCAGCTGGCAGGCGTTGATGCTGCTTATGCCGGCGCCAACCTCGTTGATATCGACGCAGCATGCCGCAAAGTCATCGAAGATGCCGGCTATGGCGACTACTTTGTACACTCCACCGGCCACGGCATTGGGCTAGAAGTACACGAAGCTCCCTATGCTGCAAAGACCTCACAAGGTGTGATTGAAGCAGGTGCAACATTGACCATTGAGCCAGGAATTTATGTACCTGGAAAGGGCGGAGTTCGCATCGAGGATACCCTGATTATCACGTCCGGAGCACCGGAAATCATTACCAAGGTGAGTAAGGACCTCAACGTAGTGTAA
- a CDS encoding shikimate kinase — protein MERNEVNDQIHSEHQLDDTSSCSRPIVVLVGLPGAGKSTIGRRLARALNTDLVDSDELIEDATGKACGAVFSELGEPAFRELEAVHVAEALKSNGVVSLGGGAVLTESTRALLQGHDVVWIDVPVEEGIRRTANERSRPVLQAVNPAEHYRNLVKVRTPLYEEVATYRLRTNNRSPQQVVAAVLHHLEID, from the coding sequence ATGGAGCGTAATGAAGTGAATGATCAGATTCATTCTGAACATCAACTAGATGATACTTCTTCATGCTCACGTCCCATCGTCGTGTTGGTGGGCTTGCCAGGAGCTGGCAAATCCACCATTGGGCGTCGATTAGCGCGCGCCCTAAACACTGATCTCGTTGACTCTGATGAATTGATTGAGGACGCCACTGGGAAAGCCTGTGGCGCCGTCTTCAGTGAACTCGGCGAGCCTGCATTCCGCGAGCTTGAGGCCGTGCACGTGGCGGAAGCTCTGAAATCAAACGGAGTAGTCAGCCTGGGCGGTGGAGCTGTGTTGACGGAATCTACCCGCGCACTGCTCCAGGGCCATGATGTGGTGTGGATTGATGTTCCTGTTGAAGAAGGTATCCGACGCACAGCCAATGAGCGTTCACGGCCTGTTCTGCAAGCTGTCAACCCAGCAGAGCATTACCGAAACCTGGTGAAAGTCCGCACCCCGTTGTATGAAGAGGTTGCTACTTACCGACTACGCACCAACAACCGCAGCCCTCAACAAGTCGTTGCCGCGGTTTTGCATCACCTAGAAATTGATTAA
- a CDS encoding prepilin peptidase → MGIFIVGLWCVILSIYDIRQRRLPDFLTLPGAAVITLWALVVDPTWILGGLLWAGIYFVTAVLVGGIGGGDIKFALGLGTVVMSWGISAVFFTIVGASLISALVSAILVIMGKIKRPGSVPHGPSMVVASACALVICG, encoded by the coding sequence ATGGGGATTTTTATAGTGGGGTTATGGTGCGTGATTTTAAGTATTTATGACATCAGACAGCGACGGTTACCAGATTTTCTCACCCTGCCTGGAGCAGCAGTGATTACCCTCTGGGCCTTGGTGGTTGATCCAACGTGGATTCTGGGCGGGCTGTTGTGGGCCGGAATTTATTTTGTAACCGCCGTATTAGTTGGAGGTATAGGTGGGGGAGATATTAAATTCGCGCTCGGATTAGGCACGGTAGTGATGTCTTGGGGGATATCAGCAGTCTTCTTCACAATTGTGGGTGCATCACTAATCTCTGCCCTTGTCAGTGCGATTTTGGTAATCATGGGAAAGATTAAGCGACCTGGTTCTGTTCCCCATGGGCCAAGCATGGTTGTGGCGAGTGCGTGTGCCCTTGTTATTTGTGGATAG
- a CDS encoding YbjN domain-containing protein yields MTTDSTSISTPKPIPVTIERISLIMKEFGIDLLVADEQGTGSQVASANLNGHHVMLAVIGSVLIVRADRPTEMPVADGNPAWHLACNQVNCFNFAAKAVVVDRTENIVVRAEKDVPIAAGLNDIQLSAMLKNAIDHILAIQDAVAKAGQKIG; encoded by the coding sequence ATGACCACTGATTCCACTTCTATCAGCACCCCAAAACCGATTCCAGTGACCATCGAACGTATTTCCCTCATCATGAAGGAATTCGGCATTGATCTCCTCGTCGCCGATGAACAAGGCACTGGATCCCAAGTCGCAAGCGCCAATTTGAACGGCCATCATGTGATGCTCGCTGTTATCGGTTCCGTACTGATCGTCCGCGCAGACCGCCCTACTGAAATGCCAGTTGCCGATGGTAATCCTGCATGGCATCTTGCATGCAACCAAGTCAACTGCTTCAATTTTGCAGCCAAAGCCGTCGTGGTTGATCGCACCGAAAATATCGTGGTCCGTGCAGAAAAAGATGTTCCCATCGCTGCTGGACTCAACGATATTCAGCTTTCTGCAATGCTGAAAAACGCCATCGATCACATCCTCGCAATTCAAGATGCTGTTGCCAAGGCTGGCCAAAAGATCGGCTAA
- a CDS encoding ArsR/SmtB family transcription factor, translating to MEHQSHLLQLADEWAPKFKLLGDRTRLRLLLALHYHGPGEATVSELAGAVGVTLPTASAALQLLAENGVVESFKEGRVTRYKLVDATTHTLLHQLGGTHRH from the coding sequence ATGGAGCACCAGTCTCATCTCCTGCAGCTTGCTGATGAGTGGGCGCCAAAATTCAAATTGCTGGGCGATCGCACACGATTGCGTCTCCTGCTGGCACTGCACTATCACGGTCCCGGAGAAGCGACTGTCTCGGAGCTTGCCGGAGCCGTCGGAGTTACCCTGCCCACGGCATCCGCCGCGCTGCAACTGCTTGCAGAAAACGGCGTGGTGGAGTCCTTCAAGGAAGGGCGCGTAACAAGGTACAAGCTTGTCGACGCCACAACCCACACGTTGCTTCATCAGCTTGGGGGCACCCACCGCCATTGA
- the aroB gene encoding 3-dehydroquinate synthase: MSSAQIFNTVHVNGASPYDVHIGSNLNALIVERAASSGAEQVAILHQPSMDAIAADLETALVAAGLKVLHLNVPDAENGKSLEVAGECWDQLGNATFGRRDIVIGLGGGAATDLAGFVAAAWMRGVRVIQVPTTLLAMVDAAVGGKTGINTAAGKNLVGAFHEPDAVFIDTDRLATLPDAEIIAGSAEIIKTGFIADPEILRLYESDPAACLKKEIEGSHLPELIWRSVTVKGSVVGQDLKESSLREILNYGHTFAHAVELRENFRWRHGNAVAVGMMFIAHLSHQLELIDAPLLERHRAILAAIGLPTSYEGGAFDELYEGMTRDKKNRDGNIRFVALTEVGEVTRIEGPSKQDLRTAYEAISH, from the coding sequence ATGAGTTCAGCGCAGATCTTCAACACCGTTCATGTCAATGGAGCTTCTCCTTATGATGTGCATATTGGTTCCAACCTCAATGCTCTTATCGTGGAGCGCGCAGCTTCATCAGGTGCGGAGCAAGTAGCTATTTTGCACCAGCCGAGCATGGATGCTATTGCTGCTGATTTGGAAACTGCACTAGTTGCTGCAGGGCTGAAAGTCTTGCACCTTAACGTTCCTGATGCGGAAAATGGAAAATCGCTTGAAGTAGCAGGCGAGTGCTGGGATCAATTGGGCAATGCGACTTTTGGTCGCCGCGATATCGTCATCGGGCTCGGTGGCGGTGCAGCAACTGACCTAGCTGGATTTGTCGCTGCTGCATGGATGCGTGGCGTGCGTGTTATCCAGGTTCCAACTACCTTGCTAGCCATGGTTGATGCAGCAGTCGGCGGAAAGACTGGCATTAACACTGCAGCAGGAAAAAACCTCGTGGGTGCCTTCCACGAGCCTGATGCTGTGTTCATTGACACTGATCGTCTGGCTACTTTGCCAGACGCGGAGATCATTGCGGGTTCTGCAGAAATCATCAAAACTGGTTTCATCGCTGATCCAGAAATTCTGCGCCTCTACGAATCCGATCCTGCAGCCTGCCTGAAAAAGGAGATCGAAGGTTCGCATTTGCCGGAACTTATTTGGCGTTCTGTCACCGTGAAAGGCTCCGTTGTCGGCCAGGACCTGAAAGAATCCAGCCTGCGCGAAATCCTCAACTACGGACACACCTTCGCCCACGCCGTAGAATTGCGCGAAAACTTCCGCTGGCGTCACGGCAATGCAGTGGCCGTAGGCATGATGTTCATCGCTCACCTCTCCCACCAGCTTGAGCTTATCGACGCGCCTCTCCTGGAGCGCCACCGCGCAATCCTGGCGGCTATCGGTCTGCCGACCTCTTACGAAGGTGGCGCCTTCGATGAACTATATGAGGGCATGACCCGCGATAAGAAGAACCGCGATGGCAATATTCGCTTTGTCGCATTGACTGAGGTGGGCGAAGTAACGCGCATTGAAGGCCCGTCAAAACAAGATCTCCGCACTGCGTATGAGGCAATTAGCCACTAA
- a CDS encoding ABC transporter substrate-binding protein, translating into MRKFLSPLAVLLALGLTSCGTETAPAPHMSGQGIEVENCGNSYTFDQAPEHIALMKSAAVPTLDALGVLDQVVAKAGAFPQGYYDAELEKRVEKIPTLSDKIDASGHVLISKEIVVAANPDIVLGETDTINRASMAASNVPVLEEPVFCGALTGDVSFDDVWSQISTYGTVFDRSTEADAYVAELQIRVADLEARVIDSDKTVAVLYPTIGGGVTYAYGRGSMANPVVEKAGLHNVFDTQSERIFEVTAEELIARNPDYIIVLHSDGDPADVVAEIGHLQGSAALSALQEGKVLPMLMNFAEPPTPLAVDGFEQVINFVETHP; encoded by the coding sequence ATGCGTAAATTTCTCTCGCCCTTAGCTGTCCTTCTAGCACTTGGGTTAACATCTTGTGGCACAGAAACTGCCCCTGCCCCACACATGTCAGGTCAAGGCATTGAGGTTGAAAACTGCGGAAACTCTTATACCTTTGATCAGGCGCCAGAACATATTGCACTGATGAAAAGCGCAGCCGTACCCACCCTTGATGCCTTGGGGGTGCTTGACCAAGTCGTGGCAAAAGCAGGTGCCTTTCCACAAGGATATTACGATGCTGAATTGGAAAAACGTGTGGAAAAAATTCCCACGTTATCCGATAAAATCGATGCCAGTGGACATGTACTTATCTCCAAAGAAATCGTCGTTGCTGCCAATCCAGATATCGTTCTAGGTGAAACAGACACCATCAATCGAGCGTCCATGGCGGCATCCAACGTTCCAGTTCTAGAAGAACCAGTTTTCTGTGGTGCCCTCACAGGTGATGTGAGTTTTGATGATGTCTGGTCTCAAATTTCCACCTATGGAACTGTCTTTGATCGTTCTACCGAAGCAGACGCATATGTGGCTGAACTTCAAATCCGAGTAGCAGATTTAGAGGCACGCGTGATTGATTCCGATAAAACCGTGGCAGTTCTCTACCCCACCATCGGAGGAGGTGTCACCTATGCCTACGGACGCGGATCTATGGCTAATCCGGTGGTGGAAAAAGCTGGATTACACAATGTTTTTGATACTCAATCCGAGCGTATTTTTGAAGTCACTGCAGAAGAACTAATTGCTAGAAACCCTGATTACATCATTGTGCTGCACAGTGATGGCGATCCCGCAGATGTCGTGGCAGAAATAGGACATCTACAAGGCTCTGCGGCGCTTAGCGCTCTACAGGAAGGCAAAGTTTTGCCCATGCTGATGAATTTTGCAGAACCCCCAACTCCCCTGGCTGTTGATGGCTTTGAGCAGGTTATTAACTTTGTAGAAACGCATCCATGA
- a CDS encoding DDE-type integrase/transposase/recombinase, with protein sequence MLGLSESSYYYRHHPRPPVADPIPHTQRCGSKRISDKDREHIATLLRAGFDQGLSVRQIFYQHVDSGERLLAGERMFYRIAQSLRDPVIRPRRHREPATVPTVTATGPGQVFVWDVTWVKGPYVRALYALHVVMDLYSRKIVGWTLQPRENKNMAVMLMEQTIKQEGLGRVEVVHSDNGAIMTSKDMARMLDRYGVKQSLIRPGVSNDNPHCESVNHTIKHHRLGLEVYDSIEHAYTCLGSVISTYNTVDYHSGIANFVPEQVFDGSWVAAAKKRREVLGRYYAAHPERFHRPPRVKRPRRVVSINARRVDDEYFLIE encoded by the coding sequence GTGCTGGGGTTATCTGAATCAAGCTACTACTACCGTCATCATCCCCGGCCACCTGTTGCTGATCCCATCCCGCATACCCAGCGTTGTGGATCAAAACGGATCAGCGATAAGGACCGCGAACACATCGCAACACTACTTCGTGCGGGGTTTGATCAGGGATTAAGCGTGCGCCAGATCTTTTATCAACACGTTGATAGCGGTGAGAGGTTGCTTGCGGGTGAGCGGATGTTTTACCGGATCGCACAAAGCTTGCGTGATCCGGTGATTAGACCACGGCGTCATCGCGAGCCAGCAACGGTACCGACAGTCACAGCGACAGGTCCAGGTCAGGTATTTGTGTGGGATGTCACCTGGGTCAAAGGCCCGTATGTTCGTGCGTTGTATGCCTTGCATGTGGTGATGGATTTGTATTCCCGCAAGATTGTGGGCTGGACGCTGCAACCACGTGAGAACAAAAACATGGCAGTGATGTTGATGGAACAGACCATTAAGCAAGAAGGTTTAGGCCGTGTTGAGGTCGTTCACTCTGATAATGGGGCGATTATGACCAGTAAAGATATGGCTCGGATGCTTGATCGGTATGGGGTCAAACAGTCGTTGATTAGGCCGGGGGTTAGTAATGATAATCCGCATTGTGAATCAGTCAATCATACGATTAAGCATCATCGTTTGGGGTTGGAGGTCTATGACTCTATTGAGCATGCGTACACGTGTTTGGGGTCGGTGATCAGTACGTATAACACGGTGGATTATCACAGTGGGATCGCGAATTTCGTTCCTGAGCAGGTCTTTGATGGGAGTTGGGTGGCAGCAGCGAAGAAACGTCGTGAAGTGTTGGGGCGTTATTATGCGGCCCATCCGGAGCGGTTTCATCGCCCACCGCGGGTGAAACGACCTCGGCGGGTGGTCAGTATTAATGCTCGTCGGGTTGATGATGAGTATTTCTTGATTGAGTAG
- the nusB gene encoding transcription antitermination factor NusB, with product MSERRQDYKRHGSRYKARMRAVDILFEAESRDVDPVAIIDDRHKLARDINPIVAPVAEYTETIINGVAVELDTLDVFLAEHIAETWTLGRLPSVDRAILRVASWEMIYNAEIPVTTAIVEAVEIASEYSGDSSSAYINATLDAMASKVDTLRERAANPEAVSVETDELDGGPVAPWDDSELDDVETEAEEAADVAEDAEVSTETVESEGSAEKSEEV from the coding sequence GTGAGCGAGCGTCGACAAGATTACAAGCGACACGGATCCCGCTATAAGGCACGTATGCGTGCCGTAGACATCCTTTTTGAAGCGGAATCCCGCGATGTTGATCCAGTGGCCATCATTGATGACCGCCACAAGTTGGCGCGCGACATCAACCCCATTGTTGCCCCGGTTGCTGAATACACCGAGACAATCATCAATGGCGTTGCTGTCGAGCTAGACACCCTCGATGTGTTTCTTGCAGAGCACATCGCGGAAACGTGGACTCTTGGACGTCTCCCATCAGTGGATCGCGCGATTCTACGCGTCGCATCCTGGGAAATGATCTACAACGCGGAGATCCCAGTCACCACCGCAATTGTGGAAGCTGTAGAAATCGCTTCTGAGTACTCAGGTGATAGTTCCAGTGCCTACATCAACGCAACCCTAGACGCCATGGCATCAAAGGTGGATACCCTGCGTGAACGTGCCGCGAACCCAGAAGCTGTATCAGTCGAAACCGATGAGCTTGATGGCGGACCGGTTGCACCATGGGATGATTCCGAGCTGGACGATGTTGAGACTGAAGCTGAAGAAGCAGCGGATGTTGCTGAAGACGCTGAGGTTTCTACAGAAACTGTAGAATCTGAAGGTTCTGCGGAAAAGTCCGAAGAAGTTTAA
- a CDS encoding FecCD family ABC transporter permease, translating to MLHTARKQRGTHTSFHELGLNTSRRRAINWTLALSVVLLFSMFCGVLIGATGTSATSTWTVISHHLFGSPLNGAHAVSLDAIIWDIRTPRVMLAAAVGAGLAIAGAIMQVLVRNMLADPYILGVNSGASCGAAAALLFGVGAGFGDYALQGSAFLGALVASALIFFVAKSAGRISSTRLLMSGVTIGYMLSAATSFLIFSSDSAEGSRSVMFWLLGSLGLAAWNGPMAIIFIIVGLTLALLMLMGPQLDALNSGDETALTLGISPDRLRIFLLIASCLLVGSIVAMAGSIGFIGLVIPHLARRLVGGKHRLMLPISAIMGAILLIWADIAARTLLAPQEIPIGIITALIGAPFLLILVRRMHSA from the coding sequence ATGCTTCACACGGCACGCAAACAGCGTGGCACCCACACGAGCTTCCACGAACTTGGACTCAATACTAGTCGGCGTAGGGCAATTAACTGGACACTGGCACTCAGCGTAGTGCTGCTTTTCTCCATGTTCTGCGGAGTTCTCATTGGTGCCACTGGCACCTCAGCAACATCTACCTGGACTGTGATTAGCCACCACCTATTTGGCAGCCCTCTCAACGGTGCACATGCAGTTTCTTTAGATGCCATCATTTGGGATATTCGCACTCCCCGAGTGATGTTGGCCGCAGCCGTGGGAGCAGGGCTGGCTATAGCTGGCGCAATCATGCAGGTACTCGTACGCAATATGCTGGCAGATCCCTATATTCTTGGCGTAAATTCCGGCGCAAGCTGTGGCGCTGCGGCAGCACTTCTGTTCGGCGTCGGAGCAGGATTCGGCGACTATGCTCTACAAGGCAGTGCATTTTTAGGTGCACTGGTGGCCTCTGCACTGATCTTTTTCGTGGCTAAATCAGCAGGCCGCATTTCTTCCACACGACTGCTGATGTCTGGTGTCACTATTGGCTATATGCTCTCTGCTGCCACCAGCTTTTTGATTTTCTCCTCAGATTCCGCCGAAGGTAGCCGCTCTGTCATGTTTTGGCTATTGGGATCTTTAGGATTGGCAGCTTGGAATGGTCCGATGGCGATTATCTTTATCATCGTGGGACTTACCTTGGCCTTGCTCATGCTGATGGGACCACAACTAGACGCGTTAAACTCCGGTGATGAAACAGCACTAACCCTAGGAATTTCCCCAGACCGGCTGCGCATTTTCCTTCTCATCGCATCCTGTTTGCTTGTTGGATCCATCGTTGCGATGGCTGGCAGTATCGGATTCATTGGCCTCGTGATCCCCCATTTAGCCAGGCGGCTTGTCGGCGGGAAACACCGTCTCATGCTTCCGATTTCCGCAATTATGGGTGCGATCTTGCTTATTTGGGCAGATATCGCAGCACGCACACTTCTTGCTCCACAGGAAATCCCCATCGGCATTATCACCGCACTCATCGGCGCACCTTTTTTGTTGATCTTGGTCCGCCGCATGCACTCTGCTTAA
- the efp gene encoding elongation factor P, which yields MATTADFKNGLVLKNEGKLQQIIEFQHVKPGKGPAFVRTKLKDVVTGKTVDKTWNAGVKVETATVDRRDVTYLYNDGTSYIVMDDKTFEQYELSTDAFGDAGRFLLENMRVQVSFHEGEALFGELPLSVDLRVEHTDPGLQGDRSTGGNKPATLETGAEIQVPLFIETGNVLKVDTRDGSYLSRVNN from the coding sequence GTGGCAACTACCGCTGATTTCAAGAACGGTCTAGTTCTAAAGAACGAAGGCAAGCTGCAGCAGATCATCGAGTTCCAGCACGTTAAGCCAGGCAAGGGTCCTGCATTCGTGCGAACCAAGCTCAAGGACGTCGTGACCGGCAAGACCGTCGACAAGACTTGGAACGCTGGCGTCAAGGTTGAAACCGCAACCGTTGACCGTCGCGATGTTACCTACTTGTACAACGATGGCACTTCTTACATCGTCATGGATGATAAGACCTTCGAGCAGTACGAGCTGTCCACCGATGCTTTCGGCGATGCTGGTCGTTTCTTGCTTGAAAACATGCGCGTCCAGGTGTCCTTCCACGAAGGCGAAGCACTCTTCGGTGAACTTCCACTGTCCGTGGACCTTCGCGTTGAGCACACCGATCCAGGCCTGCAGGGCGACCGCTCCACCGGTGGCAACAAGCCAGCAACTTTGGAGACCGGCGCAGAGATCCAGGTCCCACTGTTCATTGAGACCGGAAACGTCCTCAAGGTAGACACCCGCGACGGTTCTTACCTTTCCCGCGTTAACAACTAA
- a CDS encoding YbjN domain-containing protein codes for MPQTPPAEHPNDIQEFNLDAIVGILQDEKLDYRIDEHDGEKVIRTGFINAAISFIQLDDSLTMEAMWRGAPSTDAAAQILAATNEWNLTQFTPTVRFFELGEDTLAINALRHVVISAGMSRNQVGSFVMSSIESAVQCFEWLEQQFPDLVTWKDEHHDH; via the coding sequence GTGCCTCAAACACCCCCAGCAGAGCACCCCAACGACATTCAGGAATTTAACCTAGATGCCATTGTGGGGATTCTCCAGGATGAAAAACTCGACTACCGCATTGATGAACACGACGGCGAAAAGGTAATCCGCACCGGATTTATCAACGCTGCCATTAGCTTCATTCAATTAGATGACAGCTTGACTATGGAAGCTATGTGGCGAGGCGCCCCCTCTACTGATGCTGCAGCACAGATTCTGGCTGCAACCAATGAATGGAACCTCACCCAGTTCACCCCCACCGTGAGGTTTTTTGAACTGGGCGAAGACACTCTCGCAATCAATGCTTTGCGCCATGTGGTCATTTCAGCAGGCATGAGCCGCAATCAGGTGGGCTCCTTCGTGATGAGCTCCATCGAATCGGCTGTCCAATGCTTCGAATGGCTCGAGCAGCAGTTCCCAGATCTAGTGACTTGGAAGGATGAACACCATGACCACTGA